In Dermacentor silvarum isolate Dsil-2018 chromosome 2, BIME_Dsil_1.4, whole genome shotgun sequence, the following proteins share a genomic window:
- the LOC125943465 gene encoding uncharacterized protein LOC125943465 — translation MWPPFWEQFNQVIHNNGGLTDVDKFTYLRSFLTGDAALAIAGLPATASCYSDALDILKRRFAKDDLIIQDHMQRLIDLQPVRSPNDLRGLRSLYDTVQSQTRARKTLGISEDNYSSMLYPILLKSLPHDIVLDFNKTIACQSSEERGGAGSTGEQAQRTQLHKPSIKSLLLFIQTEIESLERTVLHVSV, via the coding sequence ATGTGGCCGCCTTTTTGGGAACAGTTCAACCAAGTGATCCACAACAACGGTGGCCTCACCGACGTCGACAAGTTCACCTATCTACGCTCATTCTTGACCGGCGACGCGGCATTGGCGATCGCGGGACTTCCAGCAACCGCGAGCTGCTACAGTGATGCCCTGGACATTCTAAAGCGCCGCTTTGCTAAGGACGACTTGATCATTCAGGATCACATGCAGCGACTCATCGACTTGCAACCCGTTCGATCCCCCAATGACCTTCGTGGCCTTCGAAGCCTCTACGACACTGTGCAGTCCCAGACACGTGCCCGCAAGACTCTCGGGATATCGGAAGATAATTATTCTTCAATGCTCTACCCCATTCTCCTGAAATCGCTTCCTCACGATATTGTCCTCGatttcaacaagaccatcgcatgCCAGAGTTCCGAGGAAAGGGGAGGAGCTGGAAGCACtggcgaacaagcacagcgcacCCAGCTACATAAGCCGAGCATTAAGTCTTTGCTGCTTTTTATTCAAACAGAAATAGAGTCTCTCGAACGAACAGTCCTGCATGTTTCTGTATAA